A region from the Citrobacter koseri ATCC BAA-895 genome encodes:
- the fkpB gene encoding FKBP-type peptidyl-prolyl cis-trans isomerase — MSKSVQSNSAVLVHFTLKLDDGSTAESTRNNGKPALFRLGDGSLSEGLEQHLLGLKDGDKTTFSLEPDAAFGVPSPDLVQYFSRREFMDAGEPEVGAIMLFTAMDGSEMPGVIREINGDSITVDFNHPLAGHTVHFDIEVLEIDPALEA; from the coding sequence ATGTCTAAATCAGTACAGAGTAACAGTGCGGTGCTGGTGCACTTCACCTTAAAGCTTGACGATGGCTCTACCGCTGAGTCAACGCGTAACAATGGTAAGCCAGCGCTATTCCGCCTGGGTGACGGCTCCCTGTCTGAAGGGCTGGAGCAGCATCTTCTGGGACTGAAAGACGGCGACAAAACCACGTTTTCTCTGGAGCCGGATGCCGCGTTTGGCGTACCGAGCCCGGACCTGGTTCAATACTTCTCTCGCCGCGAGTTTATGGACGCGGGCGAGCCTGAAGTGGGGGCAATTATGCTCTTTACCGCAATGGACGGCAGTGAGATGCCTGGCGTGATCCGCGAAATTAACGGTGACTCGATTACCGTCGATTTCAACCATCCGCTGGCCGGGCATACCGTTCATTTTGATATTGAAGTGCTGGAAATCGATCCGGCACTGGAGGCGTAA
- the lspA gene encoding signal peptidase II → MSKPLCSTGLRWLWLVVVVLIIDLGSKYLILQNFALGDTVSLFSSLNLHYARNYGAAFSFLADSGGWQRWFFAGIAIGICVILMVMMYRSKATQKLNNIAYALIIGGALGNLFDRLWHGFVVDMIDFYVGDWHFATFNLADSAICIGAALIVLEGFLPKKQA, encoded by the coding sequence ATGAGTAAGCCTCTCTGTTCAACAGGACTGCGCTGGCTGTGGCTGGTGGTGGTCGTGCTGATTATCGATTTAGGCAGCAAGTACCTGATCCTCCAGAACTTTGCTCTGGGGGATACGGTGTCGCTGTTCTCGTCGCTTAATCTGCACTACGCGCGTAACTATGGTGCGGCGTTTAGCTTCCTCGCCGACAGCGGCGGCTGGCAGCGCTGGTTCTTTGCCGGTATCGCCATCGGTATTTGCGTTATCCTGATGGTGATGATGTATCGCTCGAAGGCGACGCAAAAGCTGAACAACATCGCTTATGCGTTAATCATTGGCGGTGCGCTGGGCAACCTGTTCGACCGTCTGTGGCATGGCTTTGTTGTCGATATGATCGACTTCTATGTCGGCGACTGGCATTTCGCCACCTTTAACCTGGCCGATAGCGCGATTTGTATCGGTGCGGCGTTGATTGTGCTGGAGGGTTTCCTGCCGAAAAAGCAGGCGTAA
- the ileS gene encoding isoleucine--tRNA ligase — MSDYKSTLNLPETGFPMRGDLAKREPGMLARWTDDDLYGIIRAAKKGKKTFILHDGPPYANGSIHIGHSVNKILKDIIVKSKGLAGFDSPYVPGWDCHGLPIELKVEQEYGKPGEKFTAAEFRAKCREYAATQVDGQRKDFIRLGVLGDWSHPYLTMDFKTEANIIRALGKIIGNGHLHKGAKPVHWCVDCRSALAEAEVEYYDKTSPSIDVAFHAADQDAVKAKFGVSSVNGPISLVIWTTTPWTLPANRAISLAPDFDYALVQIDGQALILAKDLVESVMQRLGAADYTILGTVKGAELELLRFTHPFMDFDVPAILGDHVTLDAGTGAVHTAPGHGPDDYVIGQKYGLETANPVGPDGAYLPGTYPTLDGVNVFKANDIVVALLREKGALLHVEKLQHSYPCCWRHKTPIIFRATPQWFVSMDQKGLREQSLKEIKGVQWIPDWGQARIESMVANRPDWCISRQRTWGVPMSLFVHKDTEELHPRAIELMEEVAKRVEVDGIQAWWDLDPKEILGDDADQYVKVPDTLDVWFDSGSTHASVVDVRPEFAGHAADMYLEGSDQHRGWFMSSLMISTAMKGKAPYRQVLTHGFTVDGQGRKMSKSIGNTVSPQDVMNKLGADILRLWVASTDYTGEMAVSDEILKRAADSYRRIRNTARFLLANLNGFDPVKDMVKPEEMVVLDRWAVGCAKAAQDDILKAYEAYDFHEVVQRLMRFCSVEMGSFYLDIIKDRQYTAKADSVARRSCQSALYHIAEALVRWMAPIMSFTADEIWGYLPGDREKYVFTGEWYEGLFGLGETEAMNDAYWDELLKVRGEVNKVIEQARADKKVGGSLEAAVTLYAEPELAAKLTALGDELRFVLLTSGAKVADYAEASADAQQSELLKGLKVALSKAEGEKCPRCWHYTTDVGKVAEHAEICGRCVSNIAGDGEKRKFA, encoded by the coding sequence ATGAGTGACTATAAATCAACCCTGAATTTGCCGGAAACAGGGTTCCCGATGCGCGGCGATCTCGCCAAGCGTGAACCGGGAATGCTGGCGCGTTGGACCGATGATGATCTGTACGGCATCATTCGTGCGGCCAAAAAAGGCAAAAAAACCTTCATTCTGCATGATGGCCCTCCTTATGCGAATGGCAGCATTCATATTGGTCACTCGGTTAATAAGATTCTGAAAGACATTATCGTGAAGTCCAAAGGACTCGCGGGATTTGACTCGCCTTACGTTCCGGGCTGGGACTGCCACGGTCTGCCGATCGAGCTGAAAGTCGAGCAGGAATACGGTAAGCCGGGCGAAAAATTCACGGCTGCGGAATTCCGTGCGAAGTGTCGCGAATACGCCGCCACCCAGGTTGACGGCCAGCGTAAAGACTTCATCCGTCTGGGCGTGCTGGGCGACTGGTCGCATCCGTATTTGACGATGGACTTCAAAACTGAAGCCAACATCATTCGCGCGCTGGGTAAAATCATCGGCAACGGCCATCTGCATAAAGGCGCGAAGCCGGTGCACTGGTGCGTGGACTGCCGTTCCGCGCTGGCGGAAGCGGAAGTTGAATATTATGACAAAACGTCTCCGTCTATCGACGTGGCGTTCCACGCCGCTGACCAGGATGCGGTGAAAGCGAAGTTTGGCGTTTCCAGCGTCAACGGCCCGATCTCGCTGGTTATCTGGACCACCACCCCGTGGACGTTACCTGCGAACCGCGCGATCTCTCTGGCGCCGGATTTTGATTACGCCCTGGTACAAATTGACGGCCAGGCGCTGATTCTGGCGAAAGACCTGGTGGAAAGCGTGATGCAGCGCCTTGGCGCGGCTGACTATACCATCCTCGGCACCGTAAAAGGCGCGGAGCTGGAGCTGTTGCGCTTTACCCATCCGTTTATGGACTTCGACGTTCCGGCGATCCTCGGCGATCACGTCACGCTGGATGCCGGTACGGGGGCGGTGCATACCGCGCCTGGTCATGGCCCGGACGACTATGTCATCGGTCAAAAATACGGTCTGGAAACCGCTAACCCGGTCGGACCGGACGGCGCTTACCTGCCAGGCACGTATCCGACGCTCGATGGCGTGAACGTTTTCAAAGCGAACGACATCGTCGTTGCGCTGCTGCGTGAAAAAGGCGCGCTGCTACACGTTGAGAAGCTGCAACACAGCTATCCGTGCTGCTGGCGTCACAAAACGCCGATCATCTTCCGTGCGACGCCGCAGTGGTTCGTCAGCATGGATCAGAAAGGCCTGCGCGAGCAGTCGCTGAAAGAGATCAAAGGCGTACAGTGGATCCCGGACTGGGGTCAGGCACGTATTGAATCAATGGTTGCGAACCGTCCTGACTGGTGTATTTCTCGTCAGCGTACCTGGGGCGTGCCGATGTCTCTGTTCGTACATAAAGACACTGAAGAGCTGCACCCGCGCGCCATCGAACTGATGGAAGAAGTGGCGAAGCGCGTTGAAGTGGACGGCATTCAGGCATGGTGGGATCTCGATCCGAAAGAGATCCTCGGCGACGACGCTGACCAGTACGTGAAAGTGCCGGATACGCTGGACGTCTGGTTTGACTCCGGTTCGACGCACGCTTCTGTGGTCGATGTGCGTCCTGAGTTTGCCGGTCATGCGGCGGATATGTATCTGGAAGGTTCCGACCAGCATCGCGGCTGGTTCATGTCCTCCCTGATGATCTCCACTGCGATGAAGGGCAAAGCGCCGTACCGTCAGGTACTGACCCACGGCTTCACCGTGGATGGTCAGGGCCGCAAAATGTCCAAATCCATCGGTAACACCGTTTCTCCGCAGGATGTGATGAACAAACTGGGCGCGGATATTCTGCGTCTGTGGGTGGCGTCTACCGACTACACCGGCGAAATGGCCGTTTCCGACGAGATCCTGAAACGCGCTGCCGACAGCTATCGTCGTATCCGCAACACCGCGCGCTTCCTGCTGGCGAACCTGAACGGGTTTGATCCGGTAAAAGATATGGTGAAACCGGAAGAGATGGTGGTGCTGGATCGCTGGGCGGTGGGCTGCGCGAAAGCGGCGCAGGACGATATCCTGAAAGCCTACGAAGCCTATGATTTCCACGAAGTGGTACAGCGTCTGATGCGCTTCTGCTCCGTTGAGATGGGCTCGTTCTATCTCGACATCATCAAAGACCGTCAGTACACCGCGAAAGCCGACAGCGTGGCGCGTCGTAGTTGCCAGAGCGCGCTGTACCATATCGCAGAAGCGCTGGTGCGCTGGATGGCGCCGATCATGTCCTTCACCGCAGATGAAATCTGGGGTTATCTGCCAGGCGATCGTGAGAAGTACGTCTTTACCGGTGAGTGGTATGAAGGTCTGTTTGGCTTAGGCGAAACCGAAGCGATGAATGACGCTTACTGGGATGAGCTGCTGAAAGTGCGTGGCGAAGTGAACAAGGTTATCGAGCAGGCGCGTGCAGATAAGAAAGTCGGTGGTTCTCTCGAAGCGGCTGTCACCCTGTACGCTGAACCGGAACTGGCGGCGAAGCTGACTGCACTGGGCGATGAATTACGATTTGTCCTGTTGACCTCTGGCGCGAAAGTCGCTGACTATGCGGAGGCTTCTGCTGATGCGCAGCAGAGCGAACTGCTCAAAGGGCTGAAAGTCGCGTTGAGTAAAGCCGAAGGTGAGAAGTGCCCACGCTGCTGGCACTACACCACGGATGTCGGCAAGGTAGCGGAACACGCAGAGATCTGCGGCCGCTGTGTCAGCAACATCGCCGGTGATGGCGAAAAACGTAAGTTTGCCTGA
- a CDS encoding DUF2575 family protein encodes MWRHSLRSDGAGFYQLAGREYSFSMIKITLNGQFLVLICPITMKTIFFMFHRGNRRLTLTAVQGIL; translated from the coding sequence ATATGGCGGCACTCGTTACGTAGTGATGGCGCAGGATTCTACCAGCTTGCGGGTCGTGAATACAGCTTTTCCATGATAAAAATTACATTGAATGGGCAGTTTCTTGTTCTGATTTGCCCCATAACAATGAAAACAATCTTCTTTATGTTTCACAGGGGCAATCGTCGGTTAACCTTGACCGCTGTACAAGGTATACTCTGA
- a CDS encoding ATP-binding protein: MKVSFQIKLFISLIAFFSILFALLGGYYYMHVEKQLYQEMGARAKIQAEEIALIPNLRKEVVERDTTAIHQFMQKIAAHSDASFIVIGDKEGIHLFHSVYADRVGKKLVGDDNTEVLHGKSTTTIRRGGLGISLRSKAPIVDDQGEVIGIVSVGYLTSYLNTITVNKAVSILVAAILLLISLFVFSWFFTRSIKKQIFSLEPREIGLLVRQQKAMMESIYEGVIAIDNNLHIEVINQAARELLGLGQPAQAIRGQHITEVITPSPFFLKEVMLKNDTHDEICRFNELTVIASRVRIMLENSLQGWVITFRDRNEIDSLSAQLSQVKRYVDNLRIMRHEQLNCMTTLSGLLHMGRYNEAIDYIQAQSEHAQELLDFISSRFSSPTLCGLLLGKAARAGEKGVELNFDPSCRMDRPFPPLAESELISILGNLLDNAIEATQRSPLPHAPVDVLIRLNEHELIIEVADQGVGIKPEIREHIFERGVTTKTRGDHGIGLYLIESYVTQAGGVIEVADNSPRGAIFTLFIPATGISRSPVQELEGTDYAT; this comes from the coding sequence ATGAAAGTTTCATTTCAGATCAAACTGTTTATATCGCTGATTGCTTTTTTCTCCATATTATTTGCCTTACTGGGTGGATACTATTATATGCACGTAGAAAAACAGCTTTATCAGGAGATGGGAGCCAGGGCGAAAATACAGGCGGAAGAAATTGCGCTTATTCCGAATTTGCGAAAAGAAGTCGTGGAAAGAGATACCACGGCGATTCATCAATTTATGCAAAAAATAGCCGCGCATAGCGACGCCAGTTTTATTGTTATCGGAGATAAAGAAGGCATCCATCTGTTTCATTCGGTTTATGCCGACAGAGTAGGAAAAAAGCTGGTTGGCGACGATAACACTGAAGTGCTTCACGGAAAGAGCACCACGACAATTCGCCGTGGCGGCCTGGGCATCTCCCTGCGCAGTAAAGCGCCCATTGTTGACGATCAGGGCGAGGTTATTGGTATCGTCTCCGTTGGATACCTCACCAGTTACCTCAACACTATTACGGTGAATAAAGCCGTCAGTATCCTGGTTGCCGCCATCCTGCTGCTGATATCCCTTTTTGTCTTTTCCTGGTTCTTCACCCGCAGTATTAAAAAACAGATTTTTTCACTGGAGCCGCGAGAGATAGGCCTGCTGGTTCGTCAGCAAAAAGCGATGATGGAATCGATTTATGAAGGGGTAATCGCCATTGATAATAATTTGCACATTGAGGTGATCAATCAGGCTGCCCGCGAGCTGCTGGGTTTAGGCCAGCCTGCGCAGGCGATACGCGGTCAACACATTACCGAAGTGATTACGCCATCCCCCTTCTTCCTTAAAGAGGTAATGCTGAAGAATGACACTCATGATGAAATCTGCCGTTTCAATGAATTGACGGTTATCGCCAGCCGGGTGCGCATCATGCTGGAGAACTCGCTTCAGGGATGGGTGATAACCTTCCGCGATCGCAATGAAATAGACAGTTTGAGCGCTCAGCTAAGCCAGGTAAAACGTTACGTAGATAATTTGCGCATCATGCGCCACGAGCAGCTCAATTGCATGACGACCCTTTCTGGTTTACTGCATATGGGTCGTTACAATGAAGCCATTGATTATATTCAGGCCCAGTCGGAACATGCCCAGGAGCTGCTGGACTTTATCTCATCGCGCTTCAGTTCACCGACGTTGTGCGGCCTGTTGTTAGGTAAAGCGGCAAGAGCGGGTGAAAAAGGGGTGGAACTGAATTTCGATCCCAGTTGCCGGATGGATAGGCCTTTTCCGCCACTTGCGGAATCAGAACTGATTTCGATCCTGGGCAATTTACTCGATAACGCGATCGAAGCAACGCAGCGATCGCCATTACCGCATGCGCCAGTGGACGTGCTGATCAGACTCAACGAGCATGAGCTGATTATCGAAGTGGCCGATCAGGGAGTCGGTATTAAACCGGAGATTCGCGAGCATATTTTCGAACGTGGCGTCACCACGAAAACCCGGGGCGATCATGGCATTGGATTGTATCTGATTGAAAGTTATGTCACTCAGGCGGGAGGGGTGATAGAAGTCGCTGATAATTCGCCGCGCGGCGCCATATTTACGTTGTTTATTCCCGCTACGGGAATTTCCCGCAGTCCCGTACAGGAACTGGAAGGTACCGATTATGCAACCTGA
- a CDS encoding response regulator gives MQPELIDVLIVEDENELAQLHAELIDKHPRLRLAGIASTLADARQKLNQLRPQLLLLDNYLPDGKGITLISDPLVMNTNCSVIFITAASDMDTCSLAIRNGAFDYILKPISWKRLSQSLERFVQFAEQQRVWKIVDQQNVDSLYLLQAKNYRQENSSKGIEEITLALVQKLFTENSTRSFSVDDVVAGTGLSKTTARRYVEHGVETGFLRVEMLYGKPGHPRRMYRLSET, from the coding sequence ATGCAACCTGAACTTATCGATGTCCTGATCGTTGAGGACGAGAACGAACTGGCGCAGCTGCACGCTGAACTGATCGACAAACATCCGAGACTCCGACTGGCAGGCATTGCCTCCACGCTTGCCGATGCCCGGCAAAAACTCAACCAGCTGCGGCCTCAGCTACTGCTGCTGGACAACTATCTACCGGATGGTAAGGGTATTACGCTCATCAGCGATCCGTTAGTCATGAACACGAATTGCTCAGTGATCTTTATTACTGCCGCCAGTGATATGGATACCTGTAGCCTGGCGATTCGCAACGGCGCGTTTGACTATATCCTGAAGCCAATCTCGTGGAAACGGCTCAGCCAGTCGCTGGAACGTTTTGTCCAGTTTGCCGAACAGCAGCGGGTATGGAAAATTGTCGATCAGCAAAACGTCGATTCACTCTACCTGTTACAGGCGAAGAATTACCGTCAGGAGAATAGCAGTAAGGGGATTGAAGAAATCACGCTGGCGCTGGTGCAGAAGCTTTTTACAGAAAACAGCACGCGCAGCTTCTCCGTTGACGATGTGGTTGCCGGAACGGGGTTAAGTAAAACCACGGCACGCCGCTATGTTGAACACGGTGTCGAGACGGGTTTTCTTCGCGTCGAAATGCTGTATGGCAAGCCAGGGCATCCGCGCAGGATGTATCGCCTGAGCGAAACGTAA
- the rpsT gene encoding 30S ribosomal protein S20 gives MANIKSAKKRAVQSEKARKHNASRRSMMRTFIKKVYAAIEAGDKAAALKAFNEMQPIVDRQAAKGLIHKNKAARHKANLTAQINKLA, from the coding sequence TTGGCTAATATCAAATCAGCTAAGAAGCGCGCCGTTCAGTCTGAAAAGGCTCGTAAGCACAACGCAAGCCGTCGCTCTATGATGCGTACTTTCATCAAGAAAGTATACGCAGCTATCGAAGCTGGCGACAAAGCTGCTGCACTGAAAGCATTTAACGAAATGCAACCGATCGTGGACCGTCAGGCTGCTAAAGGTCTGATCCACAAAAACAAAGCTGCACGTCATAAAGCAAACCTGACTGCACAGATCAACAAACTGGCTTAA
- the nhaA gene encoding Na+/H+ antiporter NhaA — translation MKHLHRFFSSDASGGIILIIAAVLAMLMANSGFTSGWYHAFLETPVQLRVGALEINKNMLLWINDALMAVFFLLIGLEVKRELMQGSLASLRQAAFPVIAAIGGMIVPALLYLAFNYSDPITREGWAIPAATDIAFALGVLALLGSRVPLALKIFLMALAIIDDLGAIVIIALFYTSDLSMVSLGVAAFAIVLLAVLNLCDVRRTGVYILVGVVLWTAVLKSGVHATLAGVIVGFFIPLKEKHGRSPAKRLEHVLHPWVAYLILPLFAFANAGVSLQGVTLDGLTSILPLGIIAGLLIGKPLGISLFCWLALRLKLAKLPEGTRFQQIMAVGILCGIGFTMSIFIASLAFGSVDPALINWAKLGILIGSLLSAVIGYSWLRTRLSPVV, via the coding sequence GTGAAACACCTGCATCGTTTTTTTAGCAGTGATGCCTCCGGGGGCATCATTCTCATTATCGCCGCCGTGCTGGCTATGCTGATGGCGAACAGCGGATTCACCAGCGGGTGGTATCACGCCTTTCTGGAGACGCCCGTTCAGCTACGGGTTGGGGCGCTTGAGATCAACAAAAATATGCTGCTGTGGATCAACGACGCGCTAATGGCGGTATTTTTCCTGCTGATTGGTCTGGAGGTCAAGCGTGAGCTTATGCAGGGCTCGCTTGCCAGTTTACGTCAGGCGGCGTTTCCGGTGATTGCCGCCATTGGCGGTATGATTGTTCCGGCGCTGCTCTATCTGGCTTTTAACTATTCCGACCCGATTACGCGCGAAGGTTGGGCGATCCCGGCGGCAACGGATATTGCTTTTGCGCTGGGCGTATTGGCCTTGCTGGGCAGCAGGGTGCCGCTGGCGTTGAAGATATTCCTGATGGCGCTGGCTATTATTGACGACCTGGGCGCGATTGTGATCATTGCGCTGTTCTACACCAGCGATCTTTCGATGGTCTCGCTGGGAGTTGCGGCATTTGCGATTGTGCTTCTGGCCGTGCTGAACCTGTGTGATGTCAGACGAACAGGGGTTTATATCCTGGTCGGCGTGGTGCTGTGGACTGCCGTATTGAAATCTGGCGTCCATGCCACTCTTGCCGGGGTGATCGTCGGTTTCTTCATCCCATTGAAGGAGAAGCATGGTCGTTCTCCGGCGAAGCGTCTGGAACATGTGCTGCACCCGTGGGTGGCGTATCTGATTCTGCCGCTGTTCGCCTTCGCCAATGCGGGCGTCTCGCTACAGGGGGTAACGCTTGACGGGCTGACCTCAATACTCCCGCTGGGAATCATTGCCGGGTTGCTGATCGGTAAACCGCTGGGGATTAGCCTGTTTTGCTGGCTGGCGCTGCGTCTCAAACTGGCGAAGCTGCCGGAAGGAACACGTTTTCAGCAAATAATGGCGGTCGGTATTCTGTGCGGGATCGGTTTTACGATGTCGATTTTCATCGCCAGTCTGGCGTTTGGTAGTGTAGATCCGGCACTGATTAACTGGGCGAAGCTGGGGATTTTGATTGGTTCTCTGCTTTCGGCAGTGATCGGCTATAGCTGGCTGCGTACACGTTTAAGCCCGGTGGTCTGA
- the nhaR gene encoding transcriptional activator NhaR: protein MSHINYNHLYYFWHVYKEGSVVGAAEALYLTPQTITGQIKALEERLQGKLFKRKGRGLEPSELGELVFRYADKMFTLSQEMLDIVNYRKESNLLFDVGVADALSKRLVSNVLDAAVVDDEQIHLRCFESTHEMLLEQLSQHKLDMIISDCPIDSTQQEGLFSVKIGECSVSFWCTKPLPAKPFPACLEERRLLIPGRRSMLGRKLLNWFNSQGLNVEILGEFDDAALMKAFGATHNAIFVAPTLYAHDFYADESIVEIGRVENVMEEYHAIFAERMIQHPAVQRICHADYSALFSHKG, encoded by the coding sequence ATGTCTCATATTAACTACAACCATCTTTATTATTTTTGGCATGTGTATAAAGAAGGTTCCGTTGTCGGGGCGGCAGAAGCGCTTTACCTGACGCCGCAAACTATCACCGGTCAGATCAAAGCCCTTGAGGAGCGCTTGCAGGGAAAATTATTCAAGCGTAAAGGGCGTGGGCTGGAGCCCAGTGAATTAGGGGAACTGGTGTTTCGCTATGCGGACAAAATGTTTACCTTAAGCCAGGAAATGCTGGATATCGTTAACTACCGCAAAGAGTCTAACCTGCTGTTTGATGTCGGCGTGGCGGATGCGTTGTCAAAACGTCTGGTCAGCAATGTGCTGGACGCGGCCGTGGTTGACGACGAACAAATTCATTTGCGCTGTTTTGAATCCACCCATGAGATGCTGCTTGAGCAGCTTAGCCAGCATAAGCTGGATATGATTATCTCGGATTGCCCAATCGACTCTACTCAGCAGGAGGGGCTGTTTTCGGTGAAGATAGGTGAATGCAGCGTGAGCTTCTGGTGTACGAAACCGCTGCCTGCAAAACCCTTCCCGGCGTGTCTGGAAGAGCGTCGGCTGCTGATCCCTGGCCGTCGCTCTATGCTCGGTCGCAAATTATTAAACTGGTTTAATTCGCAGGGCTTAAACGTCGAAATCCTTGGCGAGTTTGATGATGCGGCGCTGATGAAAGCGTTTGGCGCTACCCACAATGCGATTTTCGTCGCGCCGACGCTCTATGCGCATGACTTTTACGCCGATGAGTCGATTGTTGAGATTGGCCGTGTGGAAAACGTCATGGAAGAGTACCACGCCATTTTTGCCGAGAGGATGATTCAGCACCCGGCCGTACAGCGTATTTGTCACGCGGATTACTCGGCGCTATTTAGCCACAAAGGGTAA
- the ispH gene encoding 4-hydroxy-3-methylbut-2-enyl diphosphate reductase — MQILLANPRGFCAGVDRAISIVENALAIYGAPIYVRHEVVHNRYVVDSLRERGAIFIEQISEVPDGAILIFSAHGVSQAVRNEAKSRDLTVFDATCPLVTKVHMEVARASRRGEESILIGHAGHPEVEGTMGQYSNPEGGMYLVESPDDVLSLDVKNEGKLSFMTQTTLSVDDTSDVIDALRQRFPKIVGPRKDDICYATTNRQEAVRALAEQADVVLVVGSKNSSNSNRLAELAQRMGKAAFLIDDATDIQEAWVKEAKCVGVTAGASAPDILVQNVIARLQELGGGEAIPLEGREENIVFEVPKELRVDVREVE; from the coding sequence ATGCAGATCCTGTTGGCCAACCCGCGCGGCTTTTGCGCAGGTGTAGACCGCGCTATCAGCATTGTAGAAAACGCGCTGGCTATTTACGGCGCGCCAATTTATGTCCGTCACGAAGTGGTGCACAACCGCTACGTGGTGGATAGCCTGCGTGAGCGCGGGGCGATTTTCATCGAGCAGATCAGTGAAGTGCCGGACGGCGCGATCCTGATTTTCTCCGCACACGGGGTTTCCCAGGCGGTACGTAACGAGGCGAAAAGCCGCGATCTCACCGTTTTTGACGCCACCTGTCCGCTGGTAACAAAAGTGCATATGGAAGTGGCGCGCGCCAGCCGTCGCGGCGAAGAGTCAATCCTGATCGGCCACGCCGGGCACCCGGAAGTGGAAGGGACGATGGGGCAGTACAGCAACCCGGAAGGGGGCATGTATCTGGTCGAGTCGCCGGACGACGTTCTGTCGCTTGATGTCAAAAACGAAGGCAAACTCTCCTTTATGACCCAGACGACGCTCTCCGTCGACGACACGTCTGATGTGATTGACGCGCTGCGTCAACGCTTCCCGAAAATTGTCGGGCCGCGTAAAGATGACATTTGCTACGCCACGACGAACCGCCAGGAAGCGGTGCGCGCGCTGGCGGAACAGGCCGATGTCGTGCTGGTGGTCGGTTCGAAAAACTCCTCCAACTCCAACCGTCTGGCTGAACTGGCGCAGCGTATGGGGAAAGCGGCGTTTCTGATCGACGATGCCACCGACATCCAGGAAGCCTGGGTGAAAGAGGCGAAGTGCGTTGGCGTGACCGCTGGCGCTTCCGCACCGGATATTCTGGTGCAGAATGTGATCGCTCGCCTGCAAGAGCTTGGCGGCGGCGAAGCCATTCCGCTGGAAGGCCGCGAAGAGAACATTGTTTTCGAAGTGCCGAAAGAACTGCGTGTGGATGTTCGTGAAGTAGAGTAA
- the ribF gene encoding bifunctional riboflavin kinase/FAD synthetase produces the protein MKLIRGIHNLSQAPHGCVLTIGNFDGVHRGHRALLQGLREEGRKRGLPVMVMIFEPQPLELFATEKAPARLTRLREKLRYLAECGVDYVLCVRFDRRFAALTAQNFISDLLVKRLGVRFLAVGDDFRFGAGREGDFLLLQKAGAEYGFDITNTQTFCEGGVRISSTAVRQALAEDNLPLAESLLGHPFTISGRVVHGDELGRTIGFPTANLPLRRQVSPVKGVYAVEVMGLGDKPMPGVANIGTRPTVAGVRQQLEVHLLDVVMDLYGRHIDVILRKKIRNEQRFASLDELKAQIARDELTARDFFGLSKPA, from the coding sequence ATGAAGCTGATACGCGGCATACATAATCTCAGTCAGGCCCCGCATGGGTGTGTGCTGACTATTGGTAATTTCGACGGTGTGCATCGTGGCCATCGTGCATTGCTGCAGGGCTTGCGGGAAGAAGGGCGCAAGCGGGGTTTACCAGTGATGGTAATGATTTTCGAACCGCAGCCGCTGGAACTCTTCGCTACGGAAAAGGCCCCTGCGCGCCTGACCCGCCTGCGGGAAAAACTGCGTTACCTGGCGGAATGCGGCGTGGACTACGTGCTGTGCGTACGCTTCGATCGCCGCTTTGCCGCCCTGACCGCACAAAACTTTATCAGCGATCTGCTGGTGAAGCGTCTCGGCGTGCGGTTCCTCGCTGTCGGTGATGATTTCCGTTTTGGCGCTGGTCGCGAAGGCGATTTCTTGTTATTACAGAAAGCCGGAGCGGAGTACGGTTTTGACATCACCAACACGCAGACCTTTTGCGAAGGTGGCGTACGAATCAGCAGTACGGCCGTGCGTCAGGCGCTGGCGGAGGACAACCTGCCGCTGGCTGAAAGTTTGCTGGGGCATCCATTTACCATCTCCGGGCGTGTCGTCCACGGCGATGAGTTAGGGCGCACCATTGGTTTCCCGACGGCGAATTTACCGCTGCGTCGTCAGGTCTCCCCGGTAAAAGGGGTTTATGCGGTGGAAGTGATGGGGCTGGGTGATAAACCCATGCCTGGCGTTGCCAATATCGGCACGCGTCCGACAGTGGCAGGTGTACGCCAACAGTTAGAAGTGCATCTGCTGGACGTTGTAATGGACCTCTATGGTCGCCATATAGATGTAATACTGCGTAAAAAAATACGCAACGAACAGCGATTCGCATCGCTGGATGAACTAAAAGCGCAGATTGCGCGTGATGAGTTAACTGCCCGCGATTTTTTTGGGCTATCAAAACCGGCTTAA